The genomic window GATTCCACTGGGAATCTGCTCCGTAGTCTCTTTAGCATTCATATTCGAACGAGCATTCGCCCTACAGCGCAACAAAATTTTGCCCGACGAACTAATGTCCACAATAATTCACCTCAAAATTGGTGAGGACACTGAAAAACTGGCTGAAATGACAGGTCCAGGACGCTCTACACTTGCTAGGCTCGTGCGCGTCTCGCTAGAGCATTTGCCATGGAGCCGCTCCGAAAATGTTGAAGCCGTTCAAACTCAAGCCCGCACCGAGGTTATTCGCATGGAAAAAGGCTTAGTAGTCTTAGAAATTGTTACTGGCATTGGGCCTCTACTTGGTCTATTGGGCACAGTGTCAGCATTGATCACCATATTTGGGAACATTGGCGATGTAGGACTGGGAGATCAGGGTATGGCCATTGCACGTGGTATTTCTGAAGCACTCAATACGACGGTTGCTGGACTCGTTGTCGCAATTCCCTCACTTATTGCTCATAGCTACTATTCACGAAAGATTGAATCTATGATGATGGAGATGGAAAGTCTAACCATGGACCTCATTGCTAAATTTTATCTCAACCCCGAGGGTGAAGAATAAATCAAAGCAAACTATTAAGTCACACCTAATATAGATGGAATTTTATCGCAAACGCAAAAAGCCTCTGACTATTCAAATAGTTAGTCTAATAGACATCCTTTCTATTCTCATTATCTTTTTTATCGTCACCACAACTTTTAAAGTAGAACAACCGGAAGTGGAAATAGAACTTCCAGATTCTTCTACAGCTCAGGCCGAATCTGCGAATAAAACAACTCCTAAAATTATTTATGTGACGAAAGAAAAAGAAATATACGCTGGAGATAAAAAGATCGAACTATCTGAGCTAACTCGGTATTTGATAGATCAAAAAAGCAGTAACGACAAAATCGAATTCGCACTCAAAGTTGATAAAAATATCCCTTTCGAGCTCTTTGTAAAAATCAACGATGCTTTCTTAGAAGCAGATATTAAGGACTTGTCCTTTTATACTGATAAATCTGAAATAGAGAAATAATACAACTTAAAACTTATCAAGTGAAACTTCCCATTGTCCTCTACGGAAACCCAGTGCTCCGCCAAAAAGGTGAAGACATCAAAGAGATTACAGACGAAATCCGACAGCTTGCTCAAGACATGATAGAAACCATGCATGAGGCACATGGAGTCGGGCTTGCAGCTCAGCAGATTGGTAAAGCTTTACAAATCACCGTTCTAGATGTTGCGGATGTTGCTGAACGCCCGTCACGCATGTGGATTAGTCAACAAGAGGTTGAACTTGAAA from Verrucomicrobiota bacterium includes these protein-coding regions:
- a CDS encoding MotA/TolQ/ExbB proton channel family protein, encoding MSTIIHLKIGEDTEKLAEMTGPGRSTLARLVRVSLEHLPWSRSENVEAVQTQARTEVIRMEKGLVVLEIVTGIGPLLGLLGTVSALITIFGNIGDVGLGDQGMAIARGISEALNTTVAGLVVAIPSLIAHSYYSRKIESMMMEMESLTMDLIAKFYLNPEGEE
- a CDS encoding biopolymer transporter ExbD, coding for MEFYRKRKKPLTIQIVSLIDILSILIIFFIVTTTFKVEQPEVEIELPDSSTAQAESANKTTPKIIYVTKEKEIYAGDKKIELSELTRYLIDQKSSNDKIEFALKVDKNIPFELFVKINDAFLEADIKDLSFYTDKSEIEK